CGAGGCCGAGCAGGTGACCCAGTATTTCAAGCTGAGGAAGAAGCTCCAGGCCGGGGCCGGATTCATCGTGGCCCAGCTGGGCTACGATGCCCGGAAGTTCCAGGAGCTCCTCTTCATGGTGCGCCGCCTCGGCTTCGGGGAGATCCCGGTGCTGGGCAACATCTTTGTGCTGCCCCTCGGTGCGGCCAGGCTCATGAACCGCAACGGACTGCCGGGTTGTGTCGCCACGGACGCACTGGTGTCGGCGCTGGAAGGCGAGTCCAAGGACGCCGACAAGGGCAAGGCCAAGCGCTTGGAGCGGGCCGCGAAGATGTATGCCTTCATGAAGGGGATGGGCTTCGCCGGTGTCCACATCGGGGGGCATGGCATGAGCTATCCGGATGTCGAATACATCCTGGATCGGGGCGAAGAGCTGCTGCCCGGATGGCAGGATCTGGTCCGGGAGTTCGACTTTCCCCTGAAGGACGGCTTCTACTACTTCGAGCGGGACCCTGCCACTGGGCTCAACACCGAGGTGCCCGCCCCGCGTCCCGAGCGTCCCGATGCGACCCTGCGCTACAAGGCCATGCAGGTGCTGCACCACACCGCCTTCGATCCCCACGGCCTGCTCTTCAAGCCCATGCAGACCCTGGCCGGGGCCATGGACGGTTCCAAGCTGGAGCATGCCTATGCCCGCCTGGAGCATCTCTGCAAGGGGGTCACCAATGATTGCCAGGCCTGCGGGGACTGCGCCCTCTTCGACCTGGCCTATCTCTGCCCCATGAGCCAGTGCCCCAAGAACCAGCGCAACGGCCCCTGTGGCGGAGGGCGGGATGGCTACTGCGAGTCCTACCCCAAAGGGTGCCAGGGCGAGCGCAAGTGCATCTACGTCAGGGCCTATGAGCGGCTGAAGAGCCATGGCGCCGAGGCGCAGCTGGATGGGGACATCCTGCCGCCTCCCAATGCCGACTTCAAGTGGACCTCTTCGTGGCAGAACTTCTTCCTGGGGCGGGACCATTCCGCCGGGAAGCTGGGGATCAAGCCACCTGGCAAGAAGTGAGCCTTCTCCGCTGAGAGACCGTTTTCCGGCCCAGGGCAGGGTAGCCTGGAGGCATGAGCGAGCCTGATTTCCAAGATGCCCTGGTCTTTACGGGGGGTGGCACGGGGGGACACTACTACCCTGCCATCGCCTTGGCGGAGGAGGCCAGGGTTCGCTGGCCGGAGCGCCCCGTCGCCTTCGTGGGCGCCCGGCGGGGTATCGAGGCCCGCCAGTTGCCCCAGTCCCCCTGGCCCCATGTCCTGCTGGATGTCGAGGGCTTCCTGGGCCGCTCCCCGTTGCGGGTCCTGAAGTCCGTGCTCAAGCTCTGGAGGGCCCACCGTTTTCTGGTGCGGGTCTGGAAGCAGGCCCGTCCCGCTGCCGTCATCGGCACTGGGGGCTATGCCAGCGCCCCGGCTCTGCTGGCGGCCCGGTCCCTGAAAATCCCCTACTACATCCATGAGTCCAACGCGGCTCCGGGCGCCCTGGTCCGTCATCTGGCCGGGGGTGCCCGCCGGGTCTGGTGCGGCATGGAGGCGGTGCAGAGGTGCCTGCCCGGGGCGGCCTGCCGGGTGGTCGGCACCCCCGTCCGGGCGAGCTTCCTGCGGGACTTCCAACCCCTGGAGACCCTGCGGCCACCCTTCAGGCTCCTGGTGCTGGGGGGCAGCGGCGGAGCCCGGGCCCTCAATCTGGCCCTGCTGGAACTCGGGCAGGGACTCCTGGAGACCCACCCGGACTGGGAGATCCTGCACCAGGCCGGTCCCACCCAAATGGAGGCCCTCCAGGGCCGCCCACGCCACCCCCGGCACACCCTGGTGCCCTTCCTGGAAGGCATGGACGGAGTCATGGAAGGCAGTAGCCTCCTGATCTCCCGCTCCGGGGCGAGCACCTGCGCCGAGCTGATCGCCTGCGGCCGCCCTGCCATCCTGGTGCCCCTGCCCACCAGTGCCGGGGACCATCAGCGGATGAACGCCCGGGCCATGGCCGCCGAAGGCCGGGCTGAGGTGGTGGAGGAAGGGGAGGCCTTTGTCCTCAGGCTGGCCGAGAGCGTGGGGCAACTGATGGCGGATCCTGCCGCGCGAAAGGCCCTCTCCCGTCCCCTTGGGAACGCGGCCGTCAAGCTTTGCATCGATGACTTAGCTCTGTAGAATGAGCACTTGGGAGACCCCTTCCGGAACTCGCAGGAAACAAGAAAAAATTATCGATTAATATTCCGCTAATATCGGCTCTTTGGAGCTGATAGGCATGACCGATCCGCAGTCCCGCAAGAATCACCGATGGCTCATTCCTGTCATGGGTACCCTTCTCCAGTTGGCCCTGGGGACGGAATACGCCTGGAGCTACTTCCAGAAGCCGATCATGGCCTCCAACCACTGGACCAACAGCCAAGCCGCCTGGGCCTTCGGCTTGGCCATCCTCTCTGTCGGTTTCGCCGCCGCCTGGGCTGGAATGAAGCTTCCCAAGTATGGCCCTCGATATCTGGCCATGGTGGGGGGACTGCTCTTCGGTGCCGGGTACCTCATCGCCTCCTACGCCCTGAAGCTCCACTCCCTGCCGCTCTTCTACCTCGGGTACGGCTTGGTGGGCGGTTGCGGGCTCGGTTTAGGCTACGTCGTCCCGGTGGCCACCGCTGCCAAGTGGTTCCCCGAGCACAAGGGTGCCATCACGGGCATGGTGGTCATGGGTTTCGGGCTCGGTGCCCTGGTCATGTCCAAGCTCCTGGCGCCTGCGCTCATGGCCTGGACGGGGAGGAATCTGGTGCAGGTCTTCGCCAGCATCGGGGTGATCATGCTGGTGGTGGCCCCGCTGGCGGGCTTCTTCATGGTCAATCCACCCTCCGCCGGGAAGGTGGCGGGCGCCGTGGAGGAGGTCTCCGGTGTCCGGGAGGCCCTTCTTTCGGGCCGCTACATCAAGATGTGGGTGCTCTTCTTCCTGAACATCAATGCCGGGATCATGTTCATCGGCTTCCAGTCCCCCCTCCTCCAGGATCTCCTGAAGCGCTCGATGGATCCTGCGACCCTCATGAGGCCCGCCGTGATCGCCGGACTGGCGGCGTCGGGTGCGACGCTGATCGCCATCAGTTCCATCTTCAATGGCGTCGGTCGCTTCCTGTGGGGTGGCCTGTCGGACCGGATCGGGCGCACGCGGACCTTCCGCTGGATTCTGGGTTCCCAGTGCGTGGCCTTCATCGTCCTGCTCTTCGTGAACAACCCCATCGTCTTCTCGATCCTGGTCTGCTACGTCATCCTCTGCTATGGCGGCGGCTTCGGCAGCATGCCCGGCTATGTCGGTGAGGTCTTCGGCGCCGAGCGCATGCCCGTCCTCTACGGCACCATCCTCACCGCCTGGGGGCTGGCCGGGGTGACCGGACCGCAGGTCGTGGCCTTCCTCAAGGATCACATGCCCGCCAAGGCCGCTGGCTTCACCTTCGTCACGGGTGCGGCCATGCTCCTGGTGGGGGTGCTGATCACCCTTTTTCTGAACGATGGGAAGTTCGTTTCCCAGGAGGTCGGCAGCCTGCAGGTGGCTGACGAAACAGGTGTCTCCCTGGGGTAGTTGGGACTTTGGCCGAGTCTGTCGCAATCGATAAATATTGATCGATTTAGCCTTTTTGGCTGTCTGGTATGATGAATCGCATTGCGGCTTATCAGATCCCGGTGCGCCACTCTGGAAGCCGCCTCCGGGCAGCCTCCTTTGGGCGTTCTTCGACGGGCGCCAGGGGTCATTTCGGGTGTTGTGTTGATGATTCTGCAAGGAGGTGCGTTATGACTGGAATCGACAAGGGGCATGCCGGCGAGCCGCATGTCCATCGGGGGGAGGGCTGTGAGTGCCTCGCGTCTGAACTGGCGAAGGCAGAGGTGATCCTGGCCGACATGGCCCCGGTGCAGGAAGGGGACCTGATCCCCCTGTTGCAGCGGCTGCAGGATGCCTATGGCTACCTCCCGAAGGAGATCCTGGCGGAGGTGAGCGAGCGTACCTGCATCCCCCTCAGCCGGATGTACGGGGTCATCACCTTCTATACCCAGTTCTCCACCACGCCCCGCGGGCGCCACACCATCCGCTGCTGCACCGGCACCGCCTGCCACGTGCGCGGCGCGAAGGGGGTGGCCGAAGCCATGCTCCATGAGATCGATGTGGAGGTGGGCGGGACCACCACCGATGGCCGCTTCACCTTCGAGAATGTGGCCTGCCTGGGCACCTGCTTCCTGGCGCCCGTGGTCATGGTGGATGACGAGTACTACGGCCAGTTGACCCCAGCCAAGGCCCGGGCCCTGGTCAAGAACTACGCCTGAGGAGATGTCCATGTCCGAATCACGCATCAAGGATGCCCAGGAGCTCTGCAGCGTCCAGGAGCAGGCCCTGGCCGACAGCGGCCGCTACCGTGCCCGGGTCATGGTCTGCAGCACCGGCTGCCGGGCCCTGGGTTCCGACCTCATCAGCAAGGCCTTCCAGGAGAAGCTGGCGGCCTCCGGCCTCGACAGCGAGGTGGCGGTCCTGGAGACGGGCTGTCACGGCCAGTGTTCCCGCGCTCCCCTCATCCTCATCGACCCCTACGACTTCCTCTACGGTCCAGTGAAGCCCGAGGATGTCGAGGAGATCATCCAGACCACCCTCATCGAGGGCAAGCCCGTGGAGCGGCTCTGTGAGGAGAAAGACGGGAAGGTCCATGCCACCCGCGGCGAGATCCCCTTCTTCCACGGGCAGGTCCGCGAAGTCATGAAGGACTGCGGCCGGATCGATCCCAAGCGTCTGGACCAGGCCCTGGCGGCCGGAAGCTACCAGGCCGCGGCCAAGGCCCTCACGACCATGAGCCCTGATCAGGTCATCGCCGAGGTCCTGGGTGCCGGACTCAAGGGGCGCGGCGGTGGTGGCTTCCCCGCCGGGATGAAGTGGCAGTTCTGCCGCAACGCCGCAGGGACCGAGAAATACCTGATCTGCAACTCCGATGAGGGCGACCCCGGAGCCTTCATGGACCGCGCCCTCCTGGAGGGCGTGCCCCACCAGGTCATCGAGGGCATGATCATCGCGGCGTACGCCATCGGGGCCAGCAAGGGCTTCGTCTACGTCCGGGCCGAGTACCCCATCGCCGTGGAGCACCTGGACATCGCCCTCAAGGCCGCCCGGGAGCGCGGGCTCCTGGGTTCCGACATCCTGGGTTCGGGCTTCGACTTCGACATCGAGCTCCGCATGGGGGCCGGTGCCTTCGTCTGCGGCGAGGAGACGGCCCTCATCGCCTCCCTGGAGGGCCAGCGCGGCACCCCCCGTCCCCGTCCCCCCTTCCCGGCGCAGAGCGGCTACAATCGCAAGCCGACCATCATCAACAACGTGGAGACCCTGGCCAACGTCCCCCGCATCATCGCCCAGGGCAAGGAGGTCTTCGCCTCCGTGGGCACCGAGGGCGGCAAGGGAACCAAGATCTTCGCCCTGGCGGGCAAGGTCCGGAATACGGGCCTGGTGGAAGTGCCCATGGGCATGACCCTGCGGGAGATCGTCTTCAACGTGGGGGGCGGCGTGGTGGATGACCGGCCCTTCAAGGCGGCCCAGATGGGCGGGCCCTCCGGGGGCTGCGTTCCCGCTGAGCACCTGGACCTGGCCATCGACTACGACACCGTCAAGTCCGTGGGCGCCATTGTCGGCTCCGGAGGCCTCATCGTCATGGACGACAGCACCTGCATGGTGGACATGGCCCGCTTCTTCATGGAGTTCGTCCAGGAGGAGTCCTGCGGCAAGTGTCCCCCCTGCCGGGTGGGCACCCGCCACCTCAAGGACATGCTGGAGCGCATCTGCAACGGCCACGGCAAGGAGAGCGATCTGGAGGAGATGGAGCAGCTGGGCCGGGAGATCATTGCCGGCTCCCAGTGCGGTCTCGGCCAGACGGCACCCAACCCCGTCCTCTCGACCATCCGCCACTTCCGCGCCGAGTACGAGGCCCATATCCGCGACAAGCGCTGTCCGGCGAAGGTCTGCCAGGGGCTCTACCAGCTGGTGATCGACGCAGACAAGTGCATCGGATGCGGCATCTGCGCCAAGAACTGCCCCACCGCGGCCATCTCCGGTGAGAAACGCAAGCCTCATGTGATTAACCAGGAAGCCTGCGTCAAGTGCGGTGTCTGCAACGAGAAGTGCCCCTATGCGGCCATCTCCAAGGTCTGAATCGGAGCCTGATATGACTGGAATCATGGAACAGGGGAAGCTCGTCACGGTCAATGTCGATGGCCGGGACCTCCAGATGACCGAGGGGGTCACCCTCCTCGACGCCTGTCTGGCCGCCGGCTTCGAGATCCCTCACATCTGTCACGACCCGCGATTGGTCCCCACGGGAGCCTGCCGCCTCTGCCTGGTGGAGATCGAGGGGGAGCGGGGACTCCAGACCTCCTGCACCCGCAAGGTCGCCGCCGGCATGAAGGTCCGCACCCAGAGCGACGCGCTCCGCGCCTCCCGCAAGAACACCCTGGAACTGCTCCTCAGCGAACACTGCGTGGACTGCCTGACCTGCGACAAGGATGGCGACTGCCTCCTGCAGGACTACAGCTACCAGTACCAGGCGG
The sequence above is drawn from the uncultured Holophaga sp. genome and encodes:
- a CDS encoding methylenetetrahydrofolate reductase C-terminal domain-containing protein, with amino-acid sequence MDHLGTFQRSLQDKDTFSVTWELVPGRGAFEKAQDTALLAAEQAAKGGRIHALTITDNPGGHPALSAEMLGVEINRLGIEPLVHFTCKDKNRNQMESLLYGMERGEVRNLLVMTGDYPTGGYQGRPKPVFDYDPVQVLGMIQAMNEGLEIPGPKGVSRLKPTHFFAGAAGSPFKATEAEQVTQYFKLRKKLQAGAGFIVAQLGYDARKFQELLFMVRRLGFGEIPVLGNIFVLPLGAARLMNRNGLPGCVATDALVSALEGESKDADKGKAKRLERAAKMYAFMKGMGFAGVHIGGHGMSYPDVEYILDRGEELLPGWQDLVREFDFPLKDGFYYFERDPATGLNTEVPAPRPERPDATLRYKAMQVLHHTAFDPHGLLFKPMQTLAGAMDGSKLEHAYARLEHLCKGVTNDCQACGDCALFDLAYLCPMSQCPKNQRNGPCGGGRDGYCESYPKGCQGERKCIYVRAYERLKSHGAEAQLDGDILPPPNADFKWTSSWQNFFLGRDHSAGKLGIKPPGKK
- a CDS encoding UDP-N-acetylglucosamine--N-acetylmuramyl-(pentapeptide) pyrophosphoryl-undecaprenol N-acetylglucosamine transferase; translated protein: MSEPDFQDALVFTGGGTGGHYYPAIALAEEARVRWPERPVAFVGARRGIEARQLPQSPWPHVLLDVEGFLGRSPLRVLKSVLKLWRAHRFLVRVWKQARPAAVIGTGGYASAPALLAARSLKIPYYIHESNAAPGALVRHLAGGARRVWCGMEAVQRCLPGAACRVVGTPVRASFLRDFQPLETLRPPFRLLVLGGSGGARALNLALLELGQGLLETHPDWEILHQAGPTQMEALQGRPRHPRHTLVPFLEGMDGVMEGSSLLISRSGASTCAELIACGRPAILVPLPTSAGDHQRMNARAMAAEGRAEVVEEGEAFVLRLAESVGQLMADPAARKALSRPLGNAAVKLCIDDLAL
- a CDS encoding OFA family MFS transporter, with amino-acid sequence MTDPQSRKNHRWLIPVMGTLLQLALGTEYAWSYFQKPIMASNHWTNSQAAWAFGLAILSVGFAAAWAGMKLPKYGPRYLAMVGGLLFGAGYLIASYALKLHSLPLFYLGYGLVGGCGLGLGYVVPVATAAKWFPEHKGAITGMVVMGFGLGALVMSKLLAPALMAWTGRNLVQVFASIGVIMLVVAPLAGFFMVNPPSAGKVAGAVEEVSGVREALLSGRYIKMWVLFFLNINAGIMFIGFQSPLLQDLLKRSMDPATLMRPAVIAGLAASGATLIAISSIFNGVGRFLWGGLSDRIGRTRTFRWILGSQCVAFIVLLFVNNPIVFSILVCYVILCYGGGFGSMPGYVGEVFGAERMPVLYGTILTAWGLAGVTGPQVVAFLKDHMPAKAAGFTFVTGAAMLLVGVLITLFLNDGKFVSQEVGSLQVADETGVSLG
- the nuoE gene encoding NADH-quinone oxidoreductase subunit NuoE, translating into MTGIDKGHAGEPHVHRGEGCECLASELAKAEVILADMAPVQEGDLIPLLQRLQDAYGYLPKEILAEVSERTCIPLSRMYGVITFYTQFSTTPRGRHTIRCCTGTACHVRGAKGVAEAMLHEIDVEVGGTTTDGRFTFENVACLGTCFLAPVVMVDDEYYGQLTPAKARALVKNYA
- a CDS encoding NADH-quinone oxidoreductase subunit NuoF, whose translation is MSESRIKDAQELCSVQEQALADSGRYRARVMVCSTGCRALGSDLISKAFQEKLAASGLDSEVAVLETGCHGQCSRAPLILIDPYDFLYGPVKPEDVEEIIQTTLIEGKPVERLCEEKDGKVHATRGEIPFFHGQVREVMKDCGRIDPKRLDQALAAGSYQAAAKALTTMSPDQVIAEVLGAGLKGRGGGGFPAGMKWQFCRNAAGTEKYLICNSDEGDPGAFMDRALLEGVPHQVIEGMIIAAYAIGASKGFVYVRAEYPIAVEHLDIALKAARERGLLGSDILGSGFDFDIELRMGAGAFVCGEETALIASLEGQRGTPRPRPPFPAQSGYNRKPTIINNVETLANVPRIIAQGKEVFASVGTEGGKGTKIFALAGKVRNTGLVEVPMGMTLREIVFNVGGGVVDDRPFKAAQMGGPSGGCVPAEHLDLAIDYDTVKSVGAIVGSGGLIVMDDSTCMVDMARFFMEFVQEESCGKCPPCRVGTRHLKDMLERICNGHGKESDLEEMEQLGREIIAGSQCGLGQTAPNPVLSTIRHFRAEYEAHIRDKRCPAKVCQGLYQLVIDADKCIGCGICAKNCPTAAISGEKRKPHVINQEACVKCGVCNEKCPYAAISKV